The Comamonas testosteroni genome contains the following window.
CCGCTCTTTTCCAGAATCTTGGCGTTCACGCCCATGTCCAGAATCTCGCCTTCGCGGCTGATGCCTTCACCAAACAGAATGTCGAACTCTGCCGTCTTGAAGGGGGGCGAGACCTTGTTCTTCACGACCTTGACCTTGGTTTCGTTGCCGATGGCCTCGTCGCCCTTCTTGATGGTGCCGGTGCGGCGGATATCCAGACGCACGGAGGCATAGAACTTCAGCGCATTGCCGCCGGTGGTGGTCTCGGGCGAACCGAACATCACGCCGATCTTCATGCGGATCTGGTTGATGAAGATGACCATGCAGTTGGTCTTCTTGATGGTGGCCGTCAGCTTGCGCAGGGCCTGGCTCATCAGGCGGGCCTGCAGGCCGGGCAGGGCGTCGCCCATCTCGCCTTCGATTTCGGCCTTGGGCGTCAAGGCGGCCACCGAGTCGATGACGATCAGGTCCACGGCACCCGAGCGCACCAGGCTGTCGCAGATTTCCAGGGCCTGCTCACCGGTGTCGGGCTGGCTGATCAGCACGTCGCTGAGGTTCACGCCCAGCTTCTGGGCGTAGCTGGTGTCCAGCGCATGTTCGGCGTCGATAAAGGCGCAGGTGCCGCCCTGCTTCTGCATCTCGGCAATGACCTGCAGCGTCA
Protein-coding sequences here:
- the recA gene encoding recombinase RecA, whose translation is MNAIAKTNDANSEKAKALAAALAQIEKQFGKGTIMKLGEGEAIEDIQVVSTGSLGLDIALGVGGLPRGRVIEIYGPESSGKTTLTLQVIAEMQKQGGTCAFIDAEHALDTSYAQKLGVNLSDVLISQPDTGEQALEICDSLVRSGAVDLIVIDSVAALTPKAEIEGEMGDALPGLQARLMSQALRKLTATIKKTNCMVIFINQIRMKIGVMFGSPETTTGGNALKFYASVRLDIRRTGTIKKGDEAIGNETKVKVVKNKVSPPFKTAEFDILFGEGISREGEILDMGVNAKILEKSGAWYAYNGEKIGQGRDNSREFLRENPALAIEIENKVRDSLGIKLLPVEGAAAAEAKPVKGGKGKVDKDGVIEG